The Pirellulales bacterium genome contains a region encoding:
- a CDS encoding AAA family ATPase, with translation MSCETMCDGGRPVTGDLTAAPGELLRLDEIDGADTRWLWPDRLPVGHVTVVAGEAGSGKSLLAADIAARASNGAAWPDAHGQGPAGPVVVAHSDRHLNAVVKRRLMAAGAGPRQVALINADAEPPQAVTPAETLIAKLESALAQLADCSLVVIDDLRGWLRQPGPRAEGPADALDQLAELAARRQIAVVVVWPLEKGGRAGTNRMLESLLAAAPLVWLLARDPYRPEIRLAACAQNRLGRTADSLAFRIEDDRLRWQTEPRPVTADDLLAASARTVDRPERRQAGKWLLDLLAEGPIEAQRLWEEVRLCHLAERTVRRAAAELGLHPTKAGQGGPWLWGFRVETVAALETVGSLPNSAVAQVEPRRDASPSVAALETVGSLPNSAVVRVEPRRDAPPSVAALETVGSLPKSEPAPQTASRSSKRRLRKLRRERQALEAFQAVLRNG, from the coding sequence ATGTCATGCGAAACCATGTGCGACGGCGGCCGGCCTGTGACCGGCGACTTGACCGCGGCCCCTGGCGAACTGCTGCGGCTCGACGAGATCGACGGGGCCGACACACGCTGGCTCTGGCCCGACCGGCTTCCCGTCGGCCACGTGACCGTCGTGGCGGGCGAGGCCGGCAGCGGCAAAAGCCTGCTGGCCGCCGACATCGCCGCGCGGGCATCGAACGGCGCAGCCTGGCCCGACGCGCACGGCCAGGGTCCCGCCGGCCCGGTCGTCGTCGCCCATTCCGACCGGCACCTGAACGCGGTCGTCAAACGGCGGCTGATGGCGGCCGGCGCCGGTCCCCGGCAAGTGGCCCTCATCAATGCCGACGCTGAACCGCCCCAGGCCGTCACGCCCGCCGAAACCCTGATCGCCAAGCTGGAAAGCGCGCTGGCACAGCTCGCCGATTGCTCGCTGGTGGTGATCGACGATCTGCGGGGCTGGCTGCGGCAGCCGGGCCCGCGTGCCGAGGGGCCGGCCGACGCGCTCGACCAGTTGGCCGAGCTGGCGGCACGGCGTCAGATTGCCGTGGTCGTCGTCTGGCCGCTGGAGAAAGGCGGCCGGGCGGGCACGAACCGGATGCTCGAGTCCCTGCTGGCCGCGGCCCCGCTGGTTTGGCTGCTGGCGCGCGACCCGTATCGCCCCGAGATTCGCCTGGCGGCATGCGCCCAGAACCGTTTGGGCCGCACGGCCGACAGTCTGGCGTTTCGGATCGAAGACGACCGCCTGCGGTGGCAGACGGAACCAAGGCCGGTGACGGCCGACGACCTGCTGGCGGCCTCTGCCCGCACCGTCGATCGCCCGGAACGGCGGCAGGCGGGCAAGTGGCTCCTGGACTTGCTCGCGGAGGGTCCGATCGAGGCCCAGCGGCTGTGGGAAGAAGTCCGTCTCTGTCATCTTGCCGAACGGACGGTGCGGCGGGCGGCCGCCGAGCTGGGACTTCACCCGACCAAAGCCGGGCAGGGCGGTCCGTGGCTCTGGGGCTTTCGCGTGGAAACCGTGGCAGCCTTGGAAACGGTTGGCAGCCTTCCAAATTCGGCCGTGGCGCAGGTGGAACCGCGGCGGGACGCCTCGCCCAGCGTGGCAGCCTTGGAAACGGTTGGCAGCCTTCCAAATTCGGCCGTGGTGCGCGTGGAACCGCGGCGGGACGCGCCGCCCAGCGTGGCAGCCTTGGAAACGGTTGGCAGCCTTCCAAAGAGCGAGCCGGCGCCGCAAACCGCTTCCAGATCCAGCAAACGGCGTCTCCGCAAGCTTCGCCGCGAACGCCAGGCCCTGGAAGCGTTCCAGGCGGTCCTCCGAAACGGGTAG